One Ornithodoros turicata isolate Travis unplaced genomic scaffold, ASM3712646v1 Chromosome53, whole genome shotgun sequence genomic region harbors:
- the LOC135374309 gene encoding uncharacterized protein LOC135374309 produces MASASVPDLHMERSEEWKEVRKEMHRAIADRDETRVLKCLNAVPALKLWLDPDEDVSARYKAIEEKAFRIHGLLVSRECELKDTGESSCYEGLTCLARAEIRRQRYYTTECVDSYIGSLKSKSRSVTRCDDFNERLEKMLKHLSSDELNRNILKVAATAPHLEVRFDFKSESVQRTTGCWDRHNLGLTFYNEQRVFVGASTEEAVTRGTLIHELCHMALCLVYHNDGKPYVSGDMEKEQQYGAIVNDIKRRKKELNLLIQQAVSRNEEQELIVRIPHILAQYGCDDGNRVLEREVPELRNFFEEHVIPDMREYIQNGIPSIDAAQIEKENARLNKTFKTDNLKVQFEKPLKKSVWKEGSLHVFTGPELRLLEIMVHNAVQSTGRPYLFFEANQFDSTLEDVLLDYKCAFVLVSVHPNEDVRKVIKLLSEVSCATGSKVLLLVEHTGEEYLLKQVQADAFFAKRHNDHRIDEASFVHVTNSCKKEVFGNSRVKLQGQYISVLPEAMNIDTFLQCVDTAVFLRLCESRNIDVGPPLRELEERVQNYYVERECRRAVEINLNECNLNDDSEAFALLDCPHNHVATLLPRGCEPKAKGELTKFEKFVLLQEPRDYEALLEDGHFRNKVVHLLKFDEPHKRFLWTKSNGRLSHLLMTGSENYTEDALLNVNEKVVIVSGAPGMGKSTLAKRLCTEVKNRDKNRWVLYVDLPQRMASVKTASPSQADMCRYLADLCQVQKDGVEFALFEKSLNDGSPFEIVVILDAFDEVNEECRKCVSELTSFLSEKKACKIYMFTRTVFKSHAQDAFHTVSYELLPFSDENQVQFIRKYEGTAHSTNENTGVSKLFQRLHTNLKETNKTILETPLLLRMLFEMKNGEIAESDDYSSLLKRANISADKNKNLYIVHVYKLFVWYKHLVFRIEKRKENIRLHAVQEENDSAALQFYENHKLLAMKCIFPQETLKYLLNKDELENLEPEGRLMKDAANNCLKEGFLNGLNNGIPEFVHKTFAEFFAADYLLKKAKATENLDLRDVIVNLYREEEYSGVMMLFDALQSESFPLHSAVMNNDASYFEQLDIQREDMLKVDDLERTPLHLGALHSDQATLKKLPMDDELITKDLFQLSPFGYAELRSPWDAKYAGEWMECLRTETSAAGDRLNVLCARCSEEAVKCSTKNLRTCETFEEKRNFLERAIFTAVRHDLRGVLDVYLTYVSRRESTVDLHRDIMDQLESREKRSSRCSAESSVIGNLGSFTDSSERTVPFYAKSETVCKMLAPYCDMGILDKDGNTMLHISAEEGNLETTQFHLAHLSVNNRNGHFQTPLHLSEDAEIVKLLLPLYSSVNVLDYYQQTPMDRCAERDDLEAMKLLLLRTRTYDAYQIRLNTRLHVASDSLSLKAVTFLLPHTNAHMLNCKGETCLELAWTSLKYEKTLQSNVVRCLIPHSIVNSPETFYSSPLYVWARRGGRKAMQTLWPYLRHSDPRHAQRISRSSVMVRVNEDFQEEILCLKLLFLHLDDIADDRYSRKLLHDVAKRKLHEIKEENYINYMKMLLPHLNLTEQDYVECSAANNDILTLYRRWSHMNNTDDLHIDDVDTEMIDDDGNIKLLIEAEEGNVEAMELHLSHSSVCFTDEKENTALHLSAWEGHTNVVKLLIPFYTSVDVINVVRMTPMHECASNGHLDVVKLLLLRSRMSSRNILGWTPLHLACKSGAVDIVNFLLPHSFPYMRDRVGSTCCAVSAERREMNSQDG; encoded by the coding sequence ATGGCTTCAGCATCCGTACCTGATTTACACATGGAAAGGTCAGAAGAATGGAAGGAGGTCAGGAAGGAAATGCATCGAGCCATAGCGGACAGAGATGAGACCCGTGTTCTGAAGTGCCTGAATGCTGTGCCTGCCCTGAAACTGTGGTTAGACCCCGATGAAGATGTCTCTGCTCGCTACAAAGCTATTGAAGAGAAAGCTTTCCGCATTCATGGTCTGCTAGTCTCGCGTGAATGTGAACTCAAGGACACAGGAGAATCATCCTGTTACGAAGGTCTCACATGTCTTGCACGAGCTGAAATTCGACGGCAGCGTTATTATACCACAGAATGTGTGGACTCCTACATCGGCTCTCTGAAAAGCAAATCACGGAGCGTCACTAGATGTGATGACTTCAATGAGCGATTGGAGAAGATGCTCAAGCACCTCTCCAGTGACGAATTAAACAGGAATATTCTGAAAGTGGCTGCAACAGCACCGCACCTAGAAGTACGATTTGACTTCAAGAGTGAAAGCGTTCAGCGGACTACGGGATGCTGGGATAGACACAACCTCGGTCTCACTTTCTACAACGAACAGAGAGTTTTCGTCGGGGCCAGCACTGAAGAAGCCGTAACCCGCGGGACGCTCATTCACGAGTTATGTCACATGGCACTTTGCCTAGTGTATCATAATGATGGCAAGCCTTATGTCAGTGGGGATATGGAGAAGGAACAGCAATACGGAGCCATTGTGAACGACataaaacgaaggaaaaaagaGCTGAATCTTCTTATCCAACAAGCTGTCTCCCGTAATGAAGAACAAGAGCTAATTGTACGGATTCCTcacatactggcccaatatgGTTGCGACGATGGAAATAGGGTTCTGGAACGGGAAGTACCGGAACTACGAAATTTTTTCGAGGAACATGTCATCCCAGACATGCGGGAATACATTCAGAATGGAATCCCATCCATAGATGCAGCACAgatagaaaaggaaaacgcgAGACTGAACAAAACTTTCAAAACTGACAATCTCAAAGTACAATTCGAGAAACCACTAAAGAAGAGTGTCTGGAAAGAGGGGTCGCTTCACGTATTTACGGGTCCAGAACTGAGGCTTCTTGAAATAATGGTTCACAACGCTGTGCAATCTACGGGAAGGCCATACTTGTTTTTCGAAGCGAACCAATTTGACTCCACTCTGGAGGATGTGTTACTAGACTACAAATGTGCATTTGTGCTAGTATCCGTCCATCCAAACGAAGACGTCCGAAAGGTGATTAAACTTCTCAGTGAAGTATCCTGTGCTACTGGATCAAAAGTCCTTTTGCTTGTGGAACACACTGGCGAAGAATACTTGCTGAAACAAGTACAAGCAGATGCATTCTTTGCGAAGAGACACAATGATCACAGGATCGACGAAGCAAGCTTTGTGCATGTCACGAATAGCTGCAAAAAAGAAGTGTTCGGAAATTCTCGCGTAAAACTTCAGGGCCAATATATTTCAGTGCTTCCAGAAGCCATGAATATAGACACCTTCCTACAGTGCGTGGACACTGCGGTTTTCCTAAGGTTGTGCGAATCGCGGAATATTGACGTGGGACCTCCTCTTCGTGAACTAGAAGAACGTGTTCAGAACTATTACGTGGAAAGAGAGTGTAGAAGAGCCGTGGAAATTAACTTGAACGAATGCAATCTAAATGACGACAGTGAGGCATTCGCACTTCTCGACTGTCCACACAATCACGTCGCAACACTTCTACCTCGTGGTTGTGAGCCAAAAGCCAAGGGGGAATTAACGAAGTTCGAGAAATTCGTACTCCTCCAAGAACCACGTGACTACGAAGCTCTCCTGGAAGATGGTCATTTCCGAAACAAAGTAGTTCACCTGCTAAAGTTCGACGAACCTCATAAGAGATTCTTGTGGACCAAATCAAATGGTCGTCTCAGTCACCTTCTAATGACTGGAAGTGAGAATTACACTGAGGACGCGTTGTTGAACGTAAACGAGAAGGTTGTCATAGTCTCTGGTGCACCAGGTATGGGAAAGAGTACTCTAGCAAAGCGCTTGTGCACAGAAGTAAAAAATCGAGATAAAAACCGGTGGGTTCTCTACGTCGACCTTCCTCAGAGAATGGCATCTGTTAAAACAGCGTCGCCGAGTCAAGCGGATATGTGCAGATATCTAGCGGATCTATGCCAAGTACAGAAAGATGGTGTAGAGTTCGCTTTGTTCGAGAAAAGTTTGAACGACGGAAGCCCTTTCGAGATTGTCGTCATCTTGGATGCCTTCGATGAAGTGAACGAGGAATGCCGCAAGTGCGTCTCGGAGCTTACATCGTTTCTATCTGAAAAGAAAGCTTGCAAGATATATATGTTTACTCGCACTGTATTTAAGTCCCATGCACAAGATGCTTTCCACACGGTGTCATATGAACTCCTTCCTTTTTCAGACGAAAATCAGGTGCAGTTCATTAGAAAATATGAGGGAACAGCTCATTCAACCAATGAAAATACTGGAGTCTCCAAGCTGTTCCAGCGACTGCACACGAACTTGAAGGAGACAAACAAGACAATCCTAGAAACCCCTCTCCTGCTTCGTATGCTCTTTGAAATGAAGAATGGCGAAATTGCAGAGTCTGATGATTACTCTTCGTTACTTAAACGTGCAAACATATCAGCCGATAAGAATAAGAACTTATATATTGTACACGTGTACAAGTTGTTTGTGTGGTACAAGCACCTTGTATTcagaattgaaaaaagaaaagaaaatatccgCCTACACGCCGTACAAGAGGAGAATGATTCCGCAGCGCTTCAGTTTTACGAAAACCATAAACTCCTCGCTATGAAGTGTATATTCCCTCAGGAAACCTTGAAATACTTATTGAACAAAGACGAATTAGAGAATTTAGAGCCCGAAGGACGTTTAATGAAGGACGCAGCTAATAATTGTCTCAAAGAAGGATTTCTGAATGGTCTGAACAACGGAATTCCAGAGTTCGTTCATAAGACATTCGCTGAATTCTTTGCAGCCGATTACTTACTGAAAAAAGCGAAAGCAACAGAAAATTTAGACCTGAGGGATGTCATTGTCAATCTGTACCGTGAAGAAGAATACAGCGGTGTAATGATGTTGTTCGACGCACTGCAATCGGAGTCCTTTCCCCTTCACTCTGCTGTGATGAACAATGACGCTTCATATTTTGAGCAGCTCGATATCCAAAGAGAGGATATGTTGAAAGTCGATGACCTCGAAAGGACGCCACTGCACTTAGGAGCCCTGCATTCTGATCAAGCAACATTGAAGAAGCTTCCGATGGATGATGAGCTAATCACGAAGGATTTGTTTCAACTGTCACCGTTTGGGTACGCAGAGCTGCGGTCTCCATGGGACGCAAAATACGCTGGAGAATGGATGGAATGCTTGCGGACTGAGACTTCGGCTGCGGGAGACAGACTTAACGTGTTATGCGCTCGATGCAGTGAGGAAGCAGTGAAATGTTCTACCAAAAATCTACGCACGTGTGAAACCTTCGAGGAAAAGAGAAATTTTCTTGAACGAGCAATATTCACGGCTGTGAGACACGACCTACGAGGCGTTTTAGACGTGTATCTGACCTATGTGTCCCGGAGAGAGAGTACAGTAGATCTGCACAGAGACATCATGGACCAATTAGAATCACGGGAGAAACGAAGCTCGAGATGTTCTGCAGAGTCTTCGGTAATTGGAAACCTTGGTAGTTTTACAGACAGTAGCGAGAGAACTGTCCCCTTTTACGCAAAGTCCGAGACTGTTTGTAAAATGCTCGCTCCTTACTGCGATATGGGAATTCTTGATAAGGATGGAAACACAATGTTGCACATTAGTGCGGAAGAAGGAAATCTGGAGACAACACAGTTTCACCTCGCACATTTATCCGTTAACAATAGAAATGGACACTTTCAAACTCCTTTGCACTTGAGTGAAGATGCAGAGATTGTGAAGCTACTTCTTCCTCTTTATTCCTCAGTGAATGTTCTCGATTATTATCAACAAACTCCTATGGATAGATGTGCAGAGAGAGATGATTTGGAGGCCATGAAGTTGCTACTCCTTCGCACTCGGACATATGACGCATATCAGATCAGACTGAACACAAGGCTTCATGTGGCTTCTGACTCTCTTTCCCTTAAAGCTGTGACGTTTCTTCTACCTCACACAAATGCGCACATGCTTAACTGCAAAGGAGAAACGTGCTTAGAGCTCGCTTGGACAAGTTTGAAGTATGAGAAGACTTTGCAGTCCAACGTTGTGAGGTGTCTCATCCCACACTCGATCGTGAACTCACCTGAAACGTTCTACTCATCACCGTTGTACGTTTGGGCGAGACGTGGTGGACGGAAAGCGATGCAAACTCTATGGCCTTATTTGCGACACAGTGACCCTAGGCATGCACAGAGGATCAGCAGAAGCTCGGTGATGGTGCGGGTGAACGAGGATTTCCAAGAAGAAATTTTGTGTCTGAAACTTCTCTTCCTCCATTTAGATGACATCGCTGATGATCGTTATAGCCGTAAACTGCTACATGATGTGGCCAAGAGGAAGCTACATGagataaaagaagaaaattatattAACTACATGAAGATGTTACTGCCGCATTTAAATCTCACTGAGCAGGATTATGTAGAATGTAGCGCAGCAAATAATGACATTCTTACCTTATATCGGAGATGGTCGCACATGAATAACACCGATGATCTCCACATTGACGATGTCGACACGGAAATGATCGACGACGACGGCAACATCAAGTTGCTCATAGAAGCAGAGGAAGGAAATGTGGAAGCTATGGAACTTCACCTCTCCCATTCATCCGTGTGCTTTACAGATGAAAAAGAGAACACTGCATTGCACTTGAGCGCGTGGGAGGGACACACAAATGTGGTGAAGCTTCTCATTCCTTTTTATACATCAGTGGACGTGATTAATGTGGTTCGAATGACGCCCATGCATGAGTGCGCCTCAAATGGACACCTGGACGTTGTAAAGTTATTATTACTCCGCTCTAGAATGAGTTCCCGTAACATACTTGGATGGACACCTCTTCACTTGGCCTGTAAAAGTGGTGCCGTTGACATCGTGAACTTCCTTCTTCCCCACTCATTCCCTTATATGCGCGACAGAGTGGGTTCCACATGCTGCGCTGTTTCCGCTGAAAGAAGGGAAATGAAT